One genomic segment of Streptomyces sp. TLI_146 includes these proteins:
- a CDS encoding ABC transporter permease, which translates to MKKFTQRIDKEKLLLAIAAPVLAVVAALVVTALVILATGKNPMPAFDDMLSYGSASDSQVYILNKATTYYLAGIAVAIGFRMNLFNIGVDGQYRIAAFLAAVIGGAVSLPGIVAIPLMILAAMVTGALWAAIAGVLKVTRGVSEVISTIMLNAIATAIIAYLLQPERLGQLDQAGTLVSTKPLPHSSWFFHIDNGDAGQIWGFVVIAVLVGLAYWFVLGRTRFGFDLRAVGQSESAAAASGANVKKMIITSMIISGAVAGLVGLPTLLNDSHQFDNSFPLGLGFTGIAVALLGRNNPVGVALAALVWGYLERTTGHFEVIGYDKEILGVIQGVIVLCVVIAYEVVRRYGLKRQQQRVGAELAAQAAKKQEVTA; encoded by the coding sequence ATGAAAAAGTTCACCCAGCGCATCGACAAGGAGAAGCTGCTCCTCGCGATCGCGGCCCCCGTGCTCGCGGTGGTGGCGGCGCTCGTCGTCACCGCCCTGGTCATCCTGGCCACCGGCAAGAACCCGATGCCCGCCTTCGACGACATGCTGTCGTACGGCTCCGCCAGCGACAGCCAGGTCTACATCCTCAACAAGGCGACGACGTACTACCTCGCGGGCATCGCGGTGGCCATCGGCTTCCGGATGAACCTCTTCAACATCGGTGTGGACGGCCAGTACCGCATCGCGGCCTTCCTCGCCGCCGTCATCGGCGGCGCGGTCTCGCTGCCGGGCATCGTCGCCATCCCGCTGATGATCCTCGCGGCGATGGTGACGGGCGCCCTGTGGGCGGCCATCGCGGGCGTACTCAAGGTCACCCGGGGCGTCAGCGAGGTCATCTCGACCATCATGCTGAACGCCATCGCGACCGCGATCATCGCCTATCTGCTCCAGCCCGAGCGGCTCGGCCAGCTCGACCAGGCGGGCACGCTCGTCTCCACCAAGCCGCTGCCGCACAGCTCCTGGTTCTTCCACATCGACAACGGTGACGCCGGTCAGATCTGGGGCTTCGTCGTCATCGCGGTGCTCGTCGGCCTGGCCTACTGGTTCGTGCTCGGCCGCACCCGCTTCGGCTTCGACCTGCGGGCCGTCGGCCAGTCCGAGTCCGCGGCCGCGGCCAGCGGTGCCAACGTCAAGAAGATGATCATCACCAGCATGATCATCTCGGGTGCGGTGGCCGGTCTGGTCGGTCTGCCGACGCTGCTCAACGACAGCCACCAGTTCGACAACAGCTTCCCGCTCGGCCTCGGCTTCACCGGTATCGCCGTCGCGCTGCTCGGCCGCAACAACCCGGTGGGCGTCGCGCTCGCCGCGCTGGTCTGGGGCTACCTGGAGCGCACCACCGGCCACTTCGAAGTGATCGGCTACGACAAGGAGATCCTCGGCGTGATCCAGGGCGTCATCGTCCTGTGCGTCGTGATCGCGTACGAGGTAGTCCGCCGCTACGGCCTCAAGCGCCAGCAGCAGCGCGTCGGCGCCGAGCTCGCGGCCCAGGCCGCCAAGAAGCAGGAGGTGACGGCATGA
- a CDS encoding ABC transporter permease, whose translation MSVTTTPAKTPPPPAGLKGNAKRKFSLAQILLIIAGALILVSAVRVITGADQLTSTGQISAALGLAVPIGLAGLAGLWSERAGVVNIGLEGMMILGTFGAGWVGWQSSPWLGLLAGIGFGVLGGLVHAVATITFGVDHIVSGVAVNLLALGATQYMAKLFFNEGDAAAKGGNPKQSPPAESLPDFTVPGLSSGLESIQKHHWFLISDLAGILGGVVTNVSWVTVIAVLLFVGTWWVLWKTAFGLRLRSCGENPIAAESLGVNVYSYKYAAVAVSGGLAGLGGAFLALVTSHIYLEGQTGGRGYIGLAAMIFGNWRPGGLAMGAGLFGFSDALQLRNGGTTVHALLLLLVILLVALAAWKAYKKAMLQAAISAVMAAAILVWYLATDDVPSDFVGATPYVVTLLVLSLSAQRLRMPKADGMRYRKGQGK comes from the coding sequence ATGAGCGTCACGACGACCCCCGCCAAGACCCCGCCGCCCCCGGCCGGGCTCAAGGGCAACGCCAAGCGCAAGTTCTCCCTGGCGCAGATCCTGCTGATCATCGCGGGCGCGCTGATCCTGGTCTCCGCCGTGCGCGTCATCACCGGCGCCGACCAGCTGACCTCCACCGGCCAGATCAGCGCGGCCCTCGGCCTCGCGGTGCCGATCGGCCTCGCGGGCCTCGCGGGCCTGTGGTCCGAGCGGGCCGGCGTGGTCAACATCGGCCTCGAAGGCATGATGATCCTCGGCACGTTCGGCGCCGGCTGGGTCGGCTGGCAGTCCAGCCCCTGGCTCGGCCTGCTCGCCGGCATCGGCTTCGGCGTGCTGGGCGGCCTCGTCCACGCGGTCGCCACCATCACCTTCGGCGTCGACCACATCGTCTCCGGTGTGGCCGTCAACCTGCTCGCGCTCGGTGCCACGCAGTACATGGCGAAGCTCTTCTTCAACGAGGGCGACGCGGCGGCCAAGGGCGGCAACCCCAAGCAGTCGCCGCCCGCCGAGTCGCTGCCCGACTTCACGGTCCCGGGCCTGTCCTCCGGCCTGGAGTCGATCCAGAAGCACCACTGGTTCCTGATCTCCGACCTCGCCGGGATCCTCGGCGGTGTGGTCACCAACGTCTCCTGGGTCACCGTCATCGCCGTGCTCCTCTTCGTGGGCACCTGGTGGGTGCTGTGGAAGACCGCGTTCGGCCTGCGGCTGCGCTCCTGCGGCGAGAACCCGATCGCCGCCGAGTCCCTCGGCGTCAACGTGTACTCGTACAAGTACGCGGCGGTCGCCGTCTCCGGCGGTCTCGCCGGTCTCGGTGGCGCGTTCCTCGCGCTGGTCACCTCGCACATCTACCTGGAGGGCCAGACCGGCGGCCGCGGCTACATCGGTCTCGCCGCGATGATCTTCGGTAACTGGCGGCCGGGCGGACTCGCCATGGGCGCCGGCCTGTTCGGCTTCTCCGACGCGCTCCAGCTGCGCAACGGCGGCACCACCGTCCACGCCCTGCTGCTCCTGCTCGTGATCCTCCTCGTCGCCCTGGCGGCCTGGAAGGCGTACAAGAAGGCGATGCTCCAGGCGGCGATCAGCGCGGTCATGGCCGCCGCGATCCTGGTCTGGTACCTGGCCACCGACGACGTCCCGAGCGACTTCGTCGGCGCCACGCCGTACGTGGTCACGCTGCTCGTGCTGTCGCTCTCCGCGCAGCGCCTGCGGATGCCCAAGGCGGACGGCATGCGCTACCGCAAGGGCCAGGGCAAGTGA
- a CDS encoding cytidine deaminase, translating to MTPDAPGTAVDWEALREAARDAMSRAYAPYSGYPVGAAALVDDGRTVTGCNVENASYGLALCAECGLVSALRLGGGGRLTHFVCVDGHGAVLVPCGRCRQLLFEHGGPELLVETPEGILPLSAMLPQAFGPDHLKQPLK from the coding sequence GTGACGCCGGACGCCCCCGGCACCGCCGTCGACTGGGAGGCCCTGCGCGAGGCGGCCCGGGACGCCATGTCCCGGGCGTACGCCCCGTACTCGGGCTACCCGGTCGGCGCGGCGGCGCTCGTCGACGACGGGCGCACGGTCACCGGCTGCAACGTCGAGAACGCCAGCTACGGCCTGGCGCTCTGCGCCGAGTGCGGGCTCGTCTCGGCGCTGCGGCTCGGCGGCGGCGGGCGCCTCACGCACTTCGTGTGCGTCGACGGCCACGGCGCCGTGCTCGTGCCCTGCGGCCGCTGCCGCCAGCTGCTCTTCGAGCACGGCGGACCGGAGCTGCTCGTGGAGACCCCGGAGGGGATCCTGCCGCTCTCCGCGATGCTGCCGCAGGCCTTCGGGCCGGACCACCTCAAGCAGCCGCTCAAGTAA
- a CDS encoding thymidine phosphorylase: protein MDVISVIRTKRDRGELSPEQIDWVIDAYTRGVVADEQMSALAMAILLNGMNRTEIARWTAAMIASGERMNFDALSRPTADKHSTGGVGDKITLPLAPLVAACGAAVPQLSGRGLGHTGGTLDKLESIPGWRALLSNEEMLNVLDTTGAVICAAGDGLAPADKKLYALRDVTGTVEAIPLIASSIMSKKIAEGTGSLVLDVKVGTGAFMKTIEDARELASTMVALGTDSGVKTVALLTDMSTPLGLTAGNALEVRESVEVLAGGGPQDVVDLTLALAREMLDAAGIKDADPEKALADGSAMDVWRRMIAAQGGDPDATLPVAREQHVVTAPRSGVLTRLDAYDIGVAAWRLGAGRARKEDPVQAGAGVELHAKPGDTVTAGQPLLTLHTDTPEKFEYALQTLGDSYDIAPAGTSFTANPIVLDRIA from the coding sequence ATGGACGTCATCTCCGTCATCCGCACCAAGCGAGACCGGGGCGAGCTGAGCCCGGAGCAGATCGACTGGGTCATCGACGCCTACACCCGTGGTGTGGTCGCCGACGAGCAGATGTCGGCCCTCGCCATGGCGATCCTGCTCAACGGCATGAACCGTACGGAGATCGCCCGCTGGACCGCCGCGATGATCGCGTCCGGCGAGCGCATGAACTTCGACGCGCTCTCGCGCCCCACCGCCGACAAGCACTCCACCGGCGGCGTCGGCGACAAGATCACGCTGCCGCTCGCCCCGCTGGTCGCCGCGTGCGGCGCGGCCGTGCCGCAGCTGTCCGGCCGGGGCCTGGGCCACACCGGCGGCACCCTGGACAAGCTGGAGTCCATCCCCGGCTGGCGCGCGCTGCTCTCCAACGAGGAGATGCTGAACGTCCTGGACACCACCGGCGCGGTCATCTGCGCGGCGGGCGACGGCCTGGCCCCCGCCGACAAGAAGCTGTACGCGCTGCGCGATGTCACCGGCACCGTCGAGGCCATCCCGCTGATCGCCTCCTCGATCATGTCGAAGAAGATCGCCGAGGGCACCGGCTCGCTGGTCCTCGACGTCAAGGTCGGCACCGGCGCCTTCATGAAGACCATCGAGGACGCCCGCGAGCTCGCCTCCACCATGGTCGCGTTGGGCACCGACAGCGGTGTGAAGACGGTGGCCCTGCTCACCGACATGTCCACCCCGCTCGGCCTCACCGCGGGCAACGCCCTGGAAGTGCGCGAGTCCGTCGAGGTCCTCGCGGGCGGCGGCCCCCAGGACGTCGTCGACCTCACCCTGGCGCTCGCCCGCGAGATGCTGGACGCGGCCGGGATCAAGGACGCCGACCCCGAGAAGGCGCTCGCCGACGGCTCGGCCATGGACGTCTGGCGCCGGATGATCGCGGCCCAGGGCGGCGACCCGGACGCGACCCTGCCGGTCGCCCGCGAGCAGCACGTCGTCACCGCCCCGCGGTCGGGCGTGCTGACCCGCCTCGACGCGTACGACATCGGCGTCGCCGCCTGGCGCCTGGGCGCCGGCCGGGCCCGCAAGGAGGACCCGGTGCAGGCGGGCGCGGGCGTCGAGCTGCACGCCAAGCCGGGCGACACGGTGACGGCGGGTCAGCCGCTGCTCACCCTGCACACGGACACGCCGGAGAAGTTCGAGTACGCCCTCCAGACGCTGGGCGACTCGTACGACATCGCCCCGGCGGGCACGTCGTTCACCGCGAACCCGATCGTCCTCGACCGGATCGCCTGA
- a CDS encoding STAS domain-containing protein yields MTPTEPARLVVPAPVTLADVPPLCERLRALYAAGAREVVCDVGALVRADLAAVEAVARLRLTARRAGGRLTIRNAGPGLVALLRLAGLVE; encoded by the coding sequence GTGACCCCCACCGAACCGGCCCGCCTCGTCGTCCCCGCCCCCGTCACCCTCGCCGACGTCCCCCCGCTCTGCGAGCGGCTGCGGGCGCTGTACGCGGCCGGGGCGCGGGAGGTGGTGTGCGATGTCGGTGCGCTGGTCCGGGCCGACCTGGCGGCGGTGGAGGCGGTCGCCCGCCTCCGCCTGACCGCGCGTCGCGCCGGGGGGCGCCTCACGATACGGAACGCCGGGCCGGGGTTGGTGGCGTTGCTGCGCCTTGCGGGCCTGGTGGAGTAG
- a CDS encoding sigma-70 family RNA polymerase sigma factor, producing the protein MGDRSDLSELSTEPSAATDLDSRLEKHRVELTGYCYRMLGSAFEAEDAVQDTLVRAWRSYEKFEGRSSLRSWLYRIATNVCLDMLTASGKRARPMDLTAPQTASSAVLRSRPEVTWLEPVPDARVLPTAVDDPAETAVARESVRLAFVAALQHLPPKQRAVLILREVLAWKASEVAELLGTTVASVNSALQRARSTLAESEPRASDAADPLDEEQQKLLSRYVAAFEGYDMSALTSLLHEDATLSMPPYDLWLRGPEEIVAWHVGTGAGCRGSRLVPTVANGTPAFGQYRPSGPGGRHEPWALQVVEIADGKIVGLNAFLDTARWFPMFGLPEAL; encoded by the coding sequence ATGGGTGATCGGTCTGATCTGTCTGAGCTTTCAACGGAGCCGTCGGCGGCGACGGATCTCGACTCCCGCCTGGAGAAACACCGGGTCGAGCTGACGGGGTACTGCTACCGGATGCTCGGCTCGGCCTTCGAGGCCGAGGACGCGGTGCAGGACACCCTGGTCCGGGCCTGGCGGAGCTACGAGAAGTTCGAGGGCCGCTCGTCCCTGCGGTCCTGGCTGTACCGGATCGCGACCAACGTCTGTCTGGACATGCTGACCGCGAGCGGCAAGCGGGCCCGCCCGATGGACCTCACGGCCCCGCAGACGGCGTCCTCGGCCGTGCTGCGCTCGCGGCCGGAGGTGACCTGGCTGGAGCCGGTGCCGGACGCGCGGGTGCTGCCGACGGCGGTGGACGACCCGGCCGAGACGGCGGTCGCGCGCGAGAGCGTGCGGCTCGCCTTCGTCGCGGCCCTCCAGCATCTGCCGCCCAAGCAGCGGGCGGTGCTCATCCTGCGCGAGGTGCTCGCGTGGAAGGCGAGCGAGGTGGCCGAGCTGCTCGGCACGACGGTGGCGTCGGTCAACAGCGCGCTCCAGCGGGCGCGTTCGACGCTGGCGGAGTCGGAGCCGCGCGCCTCGGACGCGGCGGACCCGCTCGACGAGGAGCAGCAGAAGCTGCTGTCCCGCTATGTGGCGGCGTTCGAGGGGTACGACATGTCGGCCCTGACGTCCCTGCTGCACGAGGACGCGACGCTGTCCATGCCGCCGTACGACCTGTGGCTGCGGGGCCCCGAGGAGATCGTGGCGTGGCACGTGGGGACGGGGGCGGGCTGCCGGGGCTCGCGCCTGGTGCCGACGGTGGCCAACGGCACGCCCGCGTTCGGCCAGTACCGGCCTAGCGGGCCCGGGGGCCGTCACGAGCCGTGGGCGCTCCAGGTGGTGGAGATCGCCGACGGCAAGATAGTGGGGCTCAACGCGTTCCTGGACACGGCGCGTTGGTTCCCGATGTTCGGCTTGCCCGAAGCGCTGTAG
- a CDS encoding MFS transporter, with the protein MPPASTGAPTTVGASTAPSPDQLFPGAPGYRRMSFALFAAGVATFALLYSTQALLPLISGDLGVSASAASWTVSAATGALALCVLPLSALSERFGRSRTMTVSLVVAVVVGLLVPFAPNVGWLVALRAVQGAALAGLPASAMAYLAEEVRPKALVAAIGLFVAGNSIGGMSGRILTGWVAQAWGWRAALAAVGLLAAGCAVAFRLLLPRSRHFKAAPLDPRALAATVRGHLADPLLVRLYAIGALFMTVFGAVYTVIGYRLTAAPFHLPQGVVGSIFLVYLVGTVSSAAAGQLVARLGRRGALYLAVSTTTAGLVLSLLDTLAAVLAGLVLITAGFFAGHAVASSSVSRTAKTGRAQASALYQSAYYLGSSAGGTLGAIAFHAGGWPATVLLGLLAVLGVVSVTLYGSHAARTERRLAATRLAAPHATC; encoded by the coding sequence ATGCCTCCTGCCAGTACCGGGGCACCCACCACCGTGGGTGCCTCCACCGCGCCGTCCCCCGACCAGCTCTTCCCGGGTGCTCCCGGCTACCGCCGAATGAGCTTCGCGCTCTTCGCCGCCGGGGTCGCGACCTTCGCCCTCCTCTACTCCACCCAGGCCCTTCTCCCGCTGATCTCGGGCGACTTGGGGGTGTCGGCCTCGGCGGCGAGCTGGACCGTGTCGGCGGCGACCGGCGCGCTGGCGCTGTGCGTACTGCCGCTGAGCGCGCTGTCCGAGCGGTTCGGGCGGTCCCGGACGATGACGGTCTCCCTGGTGGTCGCGGTCGTGGTGGGGCTGCTCGTCCCGTTCGCGCCGAACGTGGGCTGGCTGGTGGCGCTGCGGGCGGTCCAGGGCGCGGCGCTCGCCGGGCTGCCCGCCTCCGCGATGGCCTATCTCGCGGAGGAGGTGCGGCCCAAGGCGCTGGTCGCGGCCATCGGCCTGTTCGTGGCGGGCAACTCCATCGGCGGCATGAGCGGCCGGATCCTGACCGGCTGGGTGGCCCAGGCGTGGGGCTGGCGCGCGGCGCTGGCGGCGGTCGGGCTGCTGGCCGCCGGGTGCGCGGTGGCGTTCCGGCTGCTGCTGCCCCGCTCCCGCCACTTCAAGGCCGCGCCCCTGGACCCGCGGGCGCTCGCGGCGACCGTGCGCGGCCACCTCGCGGACCCGCTGCTTGTGCGCCTGTACGCGATCGGCGCGCTCTTCATGACGGTGTTCGGCGCCGTCTACACGGTGATCGGCTACCGGCTCACCGCCGCGCCCTTCCACCTCCCGCAGGGCGTGGTCGGCTCGATCTTCCTGGTCTACCTGGTCGGTACGGTCTCCTCGGCCGCGGCCGGGCAGCTGGTCGCCCGGCTCGGCCGCCGGGGCGCGCTCTACCTGGCCGTCTCGACCACGACCGCCGGTCTGGTGCTGAGCCTGCTCGACACGCTGGCGGCGGTGCTCGCGGGCCTGGTGCTGATCACCGCGGGCTTCTTCGCGGGCCACGCGGTCGCCTCCTCCTCGGTGAGCCGCACCGCGAAGACGGGCCGCGCCCAGGCGTCGGCGCTCTACCAGTCCGCGTACTACCTGGGCAGCAGCGCGGGCGGCACCCTCGGCGCGATCGCCTTCCACGCGGGCGGCTGGCCCGCGACGGTACTGCTCGGCCTGCTCGCCGTCCTCGGCGTCGTCTCGGTGACGCTGTACGGCAGCCACGCCGCCCGCACCGAGCGGCGACTCGCCGCGACGCGACTCGCCGCACCCCACGCGACCTGCTAA
- a CDS encoding LysR family transcriptional regulator: MHRARIIDACTHKHSSGGCLSLNSNEEDIVTVLAPRLAYFAAVARHEHVTRAAQELGVPQPTLSRAMVRLEEDLGVALFARKGRTVSLTPAGRTFLASAERALDGVERAAESVRADADPATGKVAFGFLHTMGSETVPALIRAFRVTHPRVRFTLVQNYGEAMIERLRAGDLDLCLTSPVPDAPDLVARRLDEQRLRLVVPDDHRLAARKRVRLAEAADETFVTLEPGYGLRRITDDLCAQAGFTPKVAFEGEEAETLRGLVAAGLGVALLPPPAFARPGVVELTVTAPRAAREIGVAWLDGHPDTPPVAAFKAFLLSRRGQLLPQ, translated from the coding sequence ATGCATCGAGCGCGCATAATTGATGCGTGTACGCATAAGCACAGCTCAGGCGGGTGTCTGTCATTGAACAGTAACGAAGAAGACATTGTCACGGTGCTCGCGCCCCGCCTCGCGTACTTCGCCGCGGTCGCCCGCCACGAGCACGTCACGCGCGCGGCGCAGGAGCTCGGGGTGCCGCAGCCGACGCTCTCGCGGGCCATGGTCCGGCTGGAGGAGGACCTCGGCGTCGCCCTGTTCGCCCGCAAGGGCCGTACGGTCTCGCTCACCCCGGCCGGACGCACCTTCCTCGCCTCGGCCGAGCGCGCCCTGGACGGGGTCGAGCGGGCCGCCGAGTCGGTGCGGGCCGACGCCGACCCGGCCACCGGCAAGGTCGCCTTCGGCTTTCTGCACACCATGGGCTCCGAGACCGTGCCCGCCCTCATCCGGGCCTTCCGGGTCACCCACCCCCGGGTGCGCTTCACGCTTGTGCAGAACTACGGCGAGGCGATGATCGAGCGGCTGCGCGCGGGGGACCTCGACCTGTGCCTCACCTCGCCGGTGCCCGACGCACCCGACCTCGTGGCCCGGCGCCTGGACGAGCAGCGGCTGCGGCTCGTCGTCCCCGACGACCACCGCCTGGCGGCCCGCAAGCGGGTCCGGCTCGCGGAGGCCGCCGACGAGACGTTCGTGACCCTGGAGCCCGGCTACGGGCTGCGGCGCATCACCGACGACCTGTGCGCGCAGGCCGGGTTCACCCCGAAGGTCGCCTTCGAGGGCGAGGAGGCGGAGACCCTGCGCGGCCTGGTGGCGGCGGGCCTGGGCGTGGCCCTGCTGCCGCCGCCCGCGTTCGCCCGCCCCGGCGTCGTCGAGCTGACGGTGACGGCGCCGCGCGCGGCTCGCGAGATCGGCGTGGCCTGGCTGGACGGCCACCCGGACACCCCGCCGGTGGCCGCCTTCAAGGCGTTCCTGCTGTCGCGGCGGGGGCAGCTGCTGCCGCAGTGA
- a CDS encoding alpha/beta hydrolase, giving the protein MAQHATSLPAARLGRPVGASGAGSPVGGVVLVLPDGDPVSARRPSPVSYASALPLARRLARAGRDDGLVAHLVRYRGRGWNGGDARLAADAEWAAEEVVRRYGDVPVCLAGHGMGGRAALRAAGHSAVNCVLSLAPWLPEEDVAAEPEPVKQLVGRRVLIVHGTNDACSDPELSFRLAARAKKTNRDTCRFEVHSDGHGLRQHRAEVLALAADFVKGSLFTHPYARPVADALAAPPPLGLRMPLAAGFGKSLHV; this is encoded by the coding sequence ATGGCACAGCATGCGACTTCCCTGCCTGCTGCCCGGCTCGGACGGCCCGTCGGTGCGAGCGGCGCCGGCTCCCCGGTCGGCGGTGTGGTGCTGGTGCTGCCGGACGGCGATCCCGTCTCGGCGCGCCGCCCTTCGCCCGTCTCGTACGCCTCGGCGCTGCCGTTGGCCCGGCGGCTCGCCCGGGCGGGCCGCGACGACGGGCTCGTGGCACATCTCGTCCGCTACCGGGGGCGGGGCTGGAACGGCGGCGACGCGCGGCTCGCGGCGGACGCCGAGTGGGCCGCCGAAGAGGTGGTGCGGCGGTACGGGGACGTGCCCGTGTGCCTCGCCGGGCACGGGATGGGCGGGCGGGCGGCGCTGCGGGCGGCGGGGCACTCGGCCGTCAACTGCGTGCTCTCACTGGCCCCTTGGCTGCCGGAGGAGGACGTGGCGGCCGAGCCGGAGCCGGTGAAGCAGCTGGTGGGGCGGCGGGTGCTGATAGTGCACGGCACCAACGACGCCTGCAGCGACCCGGAGTTGTCGTTCCGGCTCGCCGCGCGCGCGAAGAAGACCAACCGCGACACCTGCCGCTTCGAGGTCCACTCGGACGGGCACGGGCTGCGCCAGCACCGGGCCGAAGTCCTGGCCCTGGCCGCCGACTTCGTGAAGGGCTCGCTCTTCACGCACCCGTACGCCCGTCCGGTCGCCGACGCCCTGGCCGCCCCGCCGCCGCTGGGCCTGCGGATGCCGCTGGCGGCGGGGTTCGGGAAGTCGCTGCACGTATGA
- a CDS encoding adenosine deaminase yields MTSQTTDVPTTDQIRRAPKVLLHDHLDGGLRPGTIIEIAEQTGYTNLPETEADKLGIWFREAADSGSLERYLETFAHTCAVMQTRDALFRVAAECAEDLAEDGVVYAEVRYAPEQHLEQGLTLQQVVEAVNDGFREGERRARANGHRIRVGALLTAMRHAARALEIAELANSYRDSGVVGFDIAGAEAGFPPTRHLDAFEYLKRENNHFTIHAGEAFGLPSIWQALQWCGADRLGHGVRIIDDIEVAEDGTVKLGRLASYVRDKRIPLEMCPTSNLQTGAAASYAEHPIGLLRRLHFRATVNTDNRLMSGTSMSEEFERLTEAFGYTLDDMQWFTVNAMKSAFIPFDERLAMINDVIKPGYAELKSEWLFKQTAATSGSTPPMG; encoded by the coding sequence ATGACGAGCCAGACCACCGACGTTCCGACCACGGACCAGATCCGCCGCGCCCCGAAGGTGCTGCTCCACGACCACCTCGACGGCGGTCTGCGTCCTGGCACCATCATCGAGATCGCTGAACAGACCGGGTACACCAACCTGCCCGAGACCGAGGCCGACAAGCTCGGCATCTGGTTCCGGGAAGCCGCCGACTCCGGTTCCCTGGAGCGGTATCTGGAGACCTTCGCGCACACCTGCGCCGTCATGCAGACCCGCGACGCGCTGTTCCGCGTCGCCGCCGAGTGCGCCGAGGACCTGGCGGAGGACGGGGTCGTCTACGCCGAGGTGCGGTACGCGCCGGAGCAGCACCTGGAGCAGGGGCTGACGCTCCAGCAGGTCGTGGAGGCCGTCAACGACGGCTTCCGGGAGGGCGAGCGGCGGGCCCGCGCCAACGGGCACCGGATCCGCGTCGGCGCGCTCCTGACGGCGATGCGGCACGCCGCCCGCGCCCTGGAGATCGCCGAACTCGCCAACTCCTACCGGGACTCGGGCGTCGTCGGCTTCGACATCGCGGGCGCCGAGGCGGGCTTCCCGCCCACCCGCCACCTGGACGCGTTCGAGTACCTCAAGCGCGAGAACAACCACTTCACCATCCACGCGGGCGAGGCCTTCGGCCTGCCGTCGATCTGGCAGGCGCTCCAGTGGTGCGGCGCCGACCGGCTCGGCCACGGCGTGCGGATCATCGACGACATCGAGGTCGCCGAGGACGGCACCGTGAAGCTGGGACGGCTCGCGTCGTACGTACGGGACAAGCGCATCCCGCTGGAGATGTGCCCGACGTCCAACCTCCAGACCGGCGCCGCCGCTTCGTACGCCGAGCACCCGATCGGGCTGCTGCGCCGGCTGCACTTCCGGGCCACCGTCAACACGGACAACCGCCTGATGAGCGGCACCAGCATGAGCGAGGAATTCGAGCGGCTGACCGAGGCGTTCGGCTACACGCTCGACGACATGCAGTGGTTCACCGTCAATGCGATGAAATCAGCGTTCATTCCTTTCGACGAACGCCTCGCCATGATCAATGACGTCATCAAGCCCGGCTATGCCGAGCTGAAATCCGAATGGCTGTTCAAGCAGACCGCCGCGACCAGCGGGTCTACCCCGCCCATGGGGTAA
- a CDS encoding ATP-binding protein, whose protein sequence is MKQSAVKTLGATAVGVAFAAAAAGTASAAPAIAGVPELPALSGLTKTLPVEGVASKLPAGAPQSLTAGQNALGKGASGLPTGDADPVKGLLGGLPVGGALGGGLPGLGG, encoded by the coding sequence ATGAAGCAGTCTGCCGTCAAGACGCTCGGTGCCACCGCTGTCGGTGTCGCCTTCGCCGCCGCTGCCGCCGGTACGGCCTCCGCCGCGCCCGCCATCGCGGGAGTGCCCGAGCTCCCCGCCCTCTCGGGCCTGACCAAGACGCTGCCCGTCGAGGGCGTCGCCAGCAAGCTCCCGGCGGGTGCCCCGCAGTCGCTGACCGCGGGTCAGAACGCCCTGGGCAAGGGCGCGTCCGGCCTGCCGACCGGGGACGCCGACCCGGTGAAGGGCCTCCTCGGCGGCCTGCCGGTCGGCGGAGCCCTGGGCGGTGGCCTGCCCGGCCTCGGCGGCTGA
- a CDS encoding PspC domain-containing protein, with protein sequence MATLARPRDGRMIGGVCAALARRFGTSATTMRVIFVLSCLLPGPQFLLYIALWILFPNEKSSSTHGSPSTAW encoded by the coding sequence ATGGCCACCCTTGCCCGCCCCCGCGACGGACGGATGATCGGCGGAGTGTGCGCGGCGCTGGCGCGGCGCTTCGGCACCTCGGCCACCACGATGCGCGTGATCTTCGTGCTCTCGTGCCTGCTGCCGGGCCCGCAGTTCCTGCTCTACATCGCGCTGTGGATCCTCTTCCCGAACGAGAAGAGCTCCAGCACCCACGGCAGCCCCAGCACCGCCTGGTGA